From the genome of Pieris rapae chromosome 18, ilPieRapa1.1, whole genome shotgun sequence:
gatggcgttagtaaattattgtttgtagtagaggtcaaatcctcaaagtcatcggcgtatgttagagtcttaacagtaattacttacttttttacaaatattacccacacattgtctatacCTGAAAAGCTAATTTACGAGGATTTAGGAAAAAGTTAATAGTGTTATGTCTATTACTTTTGAGAggtttgcttacttttgctgacaaaaAGGGGGGGAAGACGGGAAAACAGAAACATGGCcatacttaaaattttgatGACGGccataattcaattttaaatacacagGTCATGGctgagaatattttgtattttttcagaGTCCCGTGAAGCAGCATTTGTCCATTCATTATCATCAGCTGCCCTGGCCCATGCTGTTGCTAGAGCCTGTAGCCGCGGCGAGCTGAATGAGTGCTCCTGTGATTCTAGGGTGAGGAAACGGACTCCGAGACATTGGCAGTGGGGAGGCTGTTCTGAGGTACTGTATCTGTATGATcccaatattatttcatttaatttgttttcaagTCGGCCTGCTAATATAGATAAAGATTATCGGAGTAATTCAATTATCTAGTGAACTTTAAAACAGTGCCATCTATTTATCGTTACTTgaacttttaagtttttattgttttgtgatACAATTGGTTTCATGatgttcaattaaaataaacatattccgttgcgtaattaaattttcctccatttattaaaatttaattaatgaatgtGAATTTTCGCCAACTACGCATATTAACTTTAAgaatattaactattattattagtatttgcTTTGGTTCGTCTCGATGAAATCGCTTAtcagcgataaggccgcccgttgcctattaacttatgtaacctctttttatgtttaagctagtgtaaataaataaataatatattttaggatATCAGATACGGAGAGATTTTTAGTCGAGATTTCATTGACGCGAAGGAAAATAAGGAAACCGATGAAGGATTGATGAATTTACACAACAATGAAGCTGGGCGACGGGTAAGTGTAGATTAATCTCAACTTACTTAACCTATCCACtagaatttattaagaaaaaaataaatctgaacATAGTACGCGCATTGCGACATGTTACCTCTTCTGTCTTCTCCTTTCTTCGGCGTAGAATCCTGGATGCTGACAGGActttaaaaaagcttttaagATTTATCGACAAAATGCAACCGTCCAGTAGATAGAAGAACAAATAAGTCCTCATGACGGTTAGAAATGGAAACTTGAATATCTTTGAACTCATACAAGGCAAAGTGGAAGGTTGAAAGACATCTGTCAAACGCACGTCTTGTATGTTAATAGTTTGGTCAAAGCACCAAATCCTTGTTCAGAAGCAAGCATCCAGACATAACCATGATGCCAATCTTCGAAAGAAGATGGCGCTATAAGACATGAATATTGACTGTCAgtctatttaaacaaaaaaatattatttaaagaagcCGTCCCGCAGAATTATAACgatgtcataacatttgaataataattttcatcaaaatggcttattaaaaattgaaattttgaaattaaagacgtgtagacaggacaacgtctgtcggatccgctagtatatacatatattttatatacatttaaacaaatttccattATAATCCAAttctggtgcatctgtgtgcctctttttttggcaaaggcctccaaatcccgccattcctctctgcactgtgccacCTGCCGATAAGAAAAGCAgcgaaaaaattatataaaaacaaacacatacTAAAAGGAccagttattaattaattattattctaatgttTTTCAGGCGGTCCGTGGTCGTATGCAACGCGTGTGTAAATGCCATGGGATGTCTGGGTCTTGCTCTGTGCGGGTTTGTTGGCGAAGACTGCCCCAACTGAGACTTGTGGGAGACGCTCTGTCAACGCGGTATGAAGGCGCATCGCACGTTAaggtaataattgttttttttatgcccttactattaggtatgagggtgtgcaattatttaatcaattaccatctcaaattcgcaatattggagtgtttgacaaattcaaaaaggcattaaagatgcatgttagaatgaacatagctgactaaaattgttacggctaatggcgacgtgtatctcgctcgtatataatatatacatattaatattaagtttctcatgtaaataaaatatttctgttttgtaatgagaaataaagttctttaaacattacaaaagaACGCAAACGGACACGGGGCTCaattgattttaagtgatgCCGCCCATATCGCCAGAGggttcgcaagtgcgttgccgatcTTTTAAACATTGGTATTTTAAAAGACTGAAGAttggaaccagctgtccactgaggtatttccgaaccaattcaacttagtgTCTTAGGTAAGACCAAGAAAAGAGggaaccaattcttaaaaggccggcagcgcgttTGCGAGCCTTTTGGCAGTGCcagtgtcacttaacatcaggtccTGATCCTGACTAGTTTTCTgatactaattataaaattgatgtTAGACGACCTTGATTATAAGTTCATTATAATTTCAGGTAGTGGAGAGAAAAAAAGGAAAGAACATAAGAAAACTAAGACCGCTCCACGCAGACATGAAGAAACCAAATAAAACCGATCTTGTGTATTTAGAAGACTCGCCGGACTACTGCGAACCAAATGATGAGTAAGTACaaaccataaaaatataacacataCGACACaagtatataagaaataaaatgttgtatttatatagatgCAGCAGTATTGGCTTCAGCTTGAGGTtgaagcgccactgatttattttttagcctcgggcctcatatttctgaatctgtttcatgatcattttaaaactaataggcaaataggatCAGCcttgcctgacacacaccgtcaacttcttgggtctaaggcaatcgtttcctcacgatgttttccttcaccgttcgagcaaatgttaaaaattcgcacatagaaagaaagtccattggtgcacagccggggatcgaacctacgccCTCGGTATGAGAGtagcacgctgaagccactagccACTgctctttataaatttttaaccaaaaaattaaatcacataGTCATGCCCCAATTTAATCTTCAGACTCGGCATTCTCGGCACCCGCGGCCGGACCTGCAACAGGACTTCAGCCGGGCTTGATGGCTGTCGGCTGCTCTGCTGTGGTCGAGGGTATCAGACCCGTGTCAGGGATCACGAGGAAAAGTGCCGATGCCGGTTTGTTTGGTGCTGCAGGGTGCACTGCGAGATTTGCCGGTCGAAAAGAGACCATCACGTTTGTAATTAGGCTTCTTAAGGAGTTGATTGATGATATTGATCCAATAGTCTAGCTTTAGAATATTGCTTAATTCTCTATGAAAACGGTACTCAATATATATTGGGTGTCCTCAGACGAGAAATCCCTAATTACCGGaatcaatgttttaaataattagaaatcAACCTGTCACCGCGTTTCAGTACGTCCTTCGAGAgtgtatcaatttttaaaaaaccggcaacgcacatGCGAGTAGCCCATTGAATatccatggacggcggtatcaccCTGAAATGATTCTCCTGCCTGTTTGTTtcctgttatattaaaaaaaataaaaagcgtcAAAAActtgtcaaaaaaaatacttatttgaatttgaaatcaGTGccgcatattttttttgttgatggTCTTAGAAGGTTCCGTTTTCTTTCACGTCGTCTATGATCgtgtaataacaaaattatataatttattccgtGGTGTTTTCTCTCTCtcatgtcctataacccctaggtggggcagagggcgtccacagcgagtctccatcgcgttcggtcttgGGCCTCATATTTCCGTGGTGTTTTACCATAACGTCATTTTTCGAACAAAAGTAATATTGACGGTAACTGTATAACTTGAAATCAAAAcacaaaatctatttaaaaagtattaaatttttgcacACTATAAAGCTTAGCCCTCCAATTATTAGGTCTTACTTATACTTACTAACAGTTGTGACAGTCCGTGAATACTTTTCTTCTCTGAACCACTTTGCAGATATTCAAATATGGAAAGCGTACAGTCATACAGGCGTGGTTtaaggattattttaaaattattagcgACCTAAAAGTAATGAACGAAGACTTTCAATAATGTTTCATTTACCACGTTCAGAGTACGTAAAGAAATTCCATCCGAATCATACCGACATCCGTCGTTCCACCACAGAGTGTTTTAAGGCATTTTTTGTGGAAGTCCActtttccgaaccaattctaaTTAGGGTATTCAAGAAAAAGAttacagataccggcaaacttcttgagcATTAGGGTTTAAATGTTTGCGCATCGTATAGACACAAACGTCAACTGATTTATCAATCACGCGTTCGACACGTCACTCTGCCCCCCCCTCTCCACCTAAAATCACTACAGCGCCGGCGACATTTGTTCAAAATGTTTGTCGGTAtctacaaattcttaaaattggCAGCGTACTAaatctctggcattgagtgtccatgggcggcatgagatgagcctcctgcttgTTTGTCCCTCCTATGCTATAAAAACATAAGTGTTTGTTTACTATAGATATGCGTAGAATCGACtgattaatttgatattatttaatgttatctcctaagctttaatataatttacagtattaacttattttactttgtacaaaatgtaaatagatctttgttaatatttgaaagtgttgattttaaattatttctataatataaaggAATCTAAGTATCAATATTTAgtgcttatataataataagtatgtttataaatattgttgttaaGTTAGCTTCAggttaatgatttaattttgagatttgttttcttttttgggCAATCAAGGAGTGTGTTTTGCATTAACTTAACCAGATTAtactttacaatattgtaCACGTCTAAAGGTGTATCACTATCtactttacaatattgtaCTTGTGTAAAGGTGTATCACTAtctactttataatattgtacttGTCTAAAGGTGTATCACTATCTACTTTACTATGTAAAAGTtagtagattttatttaaccaatttgtAAACCAAAACATTGGAATTTCGACAGAGGATCGattgtgaaaattttaatttataatgtaagaatgtaaataattgcaatatgtacttaagttatattttacgttCTACctcatattaatttcattaattttcaagtagatataaaattataatcgacttgtaaattactaaaaatactattaattatttttagattgtaaTAGTTCCGACTATTCAGTAGTTTTTCGTATTTGTAAATACCATATACTTAAGGATTTATAACTTCccttttgatattattataacaaagaaCAAATCTGAAGTTTATAAGTGACAAAACTCTCTCTCTATTCACAGAAATTGAATCTGTCTGTTTCAGTcagacattttttaattatacatacagttaaatatttgtataacttactttttatgtatttaactttaattttatttaaaatttattgcataCAAGATAGTTCAAGAATTTGTTTATGTGTTAAAAGTgctggaaataaaaaaaacaacacaaaacaataaaatataatttacattaacataaattaacatttttattaattatttttattattttctatgaattaaactaaatttactttgacaaccaaatacaatgaaaataattatctttccTTTGCAATAGTTTCAGCCACTATTTCACAGGATTTTACAATAGgtactgtaaaatattttttataagtcttCTACCGTTTATAAggaattgaaattatttattactgtcCTAGATTATAGGTTAAATTAAGCATAAAATTCTTAGTTActcaatgtaaaataaatgtatttcaaccctaatgtttttttattatcttccacacaaaatattgtatgttctagatatttcaatactttttttaaattgcctcTTAGCTAAgccattttttaaagttataatctAGCCTAATTTAGCaataataagtacataaaatttcaaaacttttttaatattatagagtaaaactatttttattcgcGCAATTTGTGAGATAGCGCCGATGATAGATAACGCACTTATTCTGTACCTGCCACCAGATCATAACAGAACATATTACAATAGTTCCTTATATTTCTTAGAGATGGcgcttatttcatttttaatttgttaataataaagacaacATAACAGGTGGTGCAGTAGTTATTATTTGGTCAATTAAACTCCAAAGCAAGGCAATattgaaaactttatataattccacgtcattaaattcgaacctgtaggcatccctaatCTACGGCGAAGAAGatagagggtgtaggccgagagaaaagccggcataaaaaactctcggtactctcgGTACAAGTTTGCGCATCGTATCGCAGAGTGGGATGCAAAGGTCTACTGATGATTACCAATTACGATCGACACGTCACTCTATCACTCTCAGTGATACCTAAAAATCGCTTCTGCGTAGGCAAGGACATTAGTTCAAGATGTTAGCCGGTATCTGTAACGACTATTTAgatctaaattcaaattctatttttattcatattatatttattagcttTGGTTACGTATACGGTTGGATTATATCAACGTTCTAACTTAgaacaacatacaaaaatacaataccaaattctttaataaatttcatcaaTATGAATGCATTTGAATAAAGAACGTTATATTAACTGTGACATTGAATTCGTACAATATATTGCGTTTTCCAATTACTATTTCAGTTATTTCCGGTGGCATAGATAAGATTATACATACACTgagtaattaatgtattttctgataatgatattttttcaagTAATTATTGAGATACCATTTATAGAGAAAACATGACCATTTTCTTAGTCTCGACTTTTTCTATACCGCAACTACACTGAATCTTCTAATACTTGTAGTGATAGCCCTCGCAGactttactattttatttctatgccTATCCGCTGATATTGGGAACTTGTCATCACgtgatacaaaatattaattcggAATCACTTGCTATAAATTgacatgtattttaatttatttttgtttcctgtgttatgtataaattctactttgatatttttaatcacgAAATTACCAAGCAAATGTCTTATCACGACAGGATTTATTTGATAAGACCATTATTGGCTtagaattgaattaattacaaataagtaGAATAgatgaataaaacaattaaaaatacttaacacatttattgtattataatttcatacatatttattcacCGAGTGGATTACCAAGCCAAGGGTAGACACGCGGGCAGCGTAGACAGTTGTTCATGTTGAGGAGTTCCTGGAAAAAGCAGAATAGAATCTGGAGGGTGAGATGGTAAACAAAAAACGCCAGAACGTTGCATTTAATTgtgattgtatttatttatttggaaacaaaacagatacatctttacaataaaaataaagttaaaaataaaacataaaataaatacattggatgtatccacaTTCCACAAAaggtttcactaatataactatatgatacaaacaaaacaaaacatgacaacgACACATATACATGTAAGAGGACATTAacagttgttttaatttaaacttttaaacttCCACAACCCACAGTAAGAGACTCAAATGAACTTACCGATGTGTGGTTTGATGAAAGACCAACGCAGGTAACAGGTCTGCATCTGCGTCCAAGTGTCACCTCTTTGCAGGGTTTCTGAAGGTAATCCGTAAGTGATACTGGGTTCTGCACCCAGTCAAGCAGTTCGGATGCGGTTACCTGtaagaaaatttacttataCTATTTGGCAGTTAGTATCTGCATCTTTTTCGTTAGTGTTTTCAGTGAAGTTGGTGGTCAGATAGTGTCTGAAATGCAATTCtggatctaagacatgtcggtttcgtCTAGGAATTTTCCTTAAACGTAtctaacatatataaatcagACGAGATATAATTAGAGATTAACGGAATGCTGTAAAGCAATCAAAcgtcaattaatataatgaagtCGGGTTatattaaagctttattattatattaaagcaGATATTAAAGCTAAAACTTTGTAAAACATCGTAGACGACCAATCCCTTTCTGACTGGGTTGATCCATTGgtgttgcgtagagatgtggggtttCTGCATGTTCTACCGCATTTTTAACCCAGAGTGTTCAGAGTTGTACGGATTAATTACCGCAGCTGAGTTTTGTCATCAGAATACAAAGATCCCACCCGTATCTCGACGTCAACAACTGAACGTTTTTGAGGTAATTATTGCCACcatatggaaccagctgacTAATGAAGTATTTGCTGAACAATTCCACTTATGTCCTTCAAggaaaaagcgtaccaattcttaaaaggccgccaACGCTCTTGGGTACCCTGTGACTTTATGAgggtctatgggcggcggtatcacataacttcAGGTATGCCCCTTATGCTATAAAACATAACATCCAGACTGAAAATTTCCCGAAAGTTACTATTCCTTTACCAATGCGACATCGTTTATTGTGCTAAGCATGTCCAGGAATCTGACTAATGCTGCTCGAAGACCAGGCCTGGTCCTTACTGGACCCTCGTGGACGTAAAAGCCGAATGGGGCGCGGTTTCCAAGGTAGTGCCTTTCGAAGTTCTGCACGATGAAGCGGAACCAACCTTCTGTATCATCGTCTGctggtctgaaataaatattttggtacACAGTTCTGTCTTAATTCTATGAAACTGTAAGGAAAATCAGAATTAATGAAATtgctatcattataatatgaaGTTAAAGAGTTTGTTTGATTATACAGGAGGAGGGGAAATGAGGGGAGGGGTTATACAAATTGGGGTCCCTGTAATGTAGGAAAGTGCTATATTTTGCCCGCTTATACTAAGCGTTAGTTACTTTAATATCGTATCGTATGTTAGTTAGATATTCTCAACATATCAAGTGAAGCAGGACGTAATATTTGCAGTTTCTTTCTTGCTTCTCAAAACTTggctattaaaaagagtgacgcAGTTTCTTGTAATTTTTCCACACCCACCCTTTATTTAGCAActtgtagtaaatgtaaaatttagatcttaatttattttaaatattgataagtgtttattatgtataaaagtaGAACTGAAATCACGTGGTGCATAGTTTAGAATAATACTTACGTAGAGAAACAGGCGTCAACCATGGCACATTTGTAATTCTCTAGATCTGTCCATGCAATCATGGGAATTGCCCAGAGTCCAGGGAAGGAGGCAGTTGGGCACGGACCACTGATGCAATCCTGGGTCGATGCATAGTCTAACGTGTACGGCCACATACCAGGGTAGTCAAACTGGGTGGTAGGCATGGAAATGTCGTATCTAAGACCGGCTTCTTCCATAATTTCAAAGGATGCATTGCCCGACATTTGTAAGAATGGCATACGAACAcctgaaattcaaatttaagttGAATGattcacaattgaattgaacCATCCACGCTTTAAGaatgtatttacttttttgccattttttttaaagatatgaaTTTAGTGCAAGTTACTATCTATatgcttatttttttacacccttttaatatgtatttcttaacTAATACGGGTTTGAGACAATGACATGCATGGCTTAAACAAATGCTGACAATTGATAGAGTAATAAATTCTTCGATCAAGTGTTAACTTACACTTTTCTGTTCTCTTTTGTCACTTACCACTTTTTAGCACTTAAGACCAATTAAACTAATTCCAATACgaatggtttttttttcattttcaatgcTCTCACTGGGCCCGAAGTGTcagtaaataaacataaatataaacttttattatcgatattcattataaaatgcAGGTTAAGAAATTGTcgacttataatatatactaatatataatattatattaaaataatgaatattttacaatacctTGAATCGAAGCTGCGGGAATAGCACCGAAGTTAGTAATAATAGTCTTCTGGTCTGCAATTTCTTTTCTGAGTGTTTCTTTATCAGCATTTCTGAAGTAATCCTGACTCTGATGAGATATCGAGTGCATTGCAATTTCATATCCATTTGAGTACAGCTCATTTAATAAACGGTAGTCAGTATACTCGTGGCTAACGAAGAATGTGGCACCAATTTGGCACTTGTTGAAATTTCTACGTCCCACAAGAAGAGAACGGTAGGTCTCTATATTACCAACGGTCACCGCATCGTCGAATGTCAGCAGTACGAACTGGAAAACCAAAGGAATTATTAAACatggataaataaaatacttaaataaattttaaggtgGCAACTACTCGCTGTATTCGTCTATATACGtctataatgtaataatagcGCCAAACCCAGGAGTCATGTACTATCTTCCAGTCGCCAACTTAAATCAagctcaaactcaaaaatatctttattcatataggtaaacatgtacacttatgaacttcaaaaaaaacaaattaaattacttgtaaatttacatttacaaccagttcgcaagtcaagggcgtagagcggaaATCCTTAATTAAAGGGTTGTGACTTGAACACTACAGCCCAAGAGTACTCCAATGGGAATAGAATCAAAGTTCGAGAAAAACTCTTGGACCAATCCATAGATCCAGATTGTTCGACAACATAGCGGTTATTGGGCACTCGAAAGCAAGCAATTGGGCTCAGCAAGCAACCCAAACTGTGTGTCAAGGTCAAAGATACCTTGCACTCTCTGACTTCAGCGCCAATCGCTATCTGTCATATTCTGGACATCTATTGGCCCGACATGACTTTAACAACCCTGATTAGCTAGCATATGAAAGTGGAAATGGATAGGCCAAACACTCTGAAGGGATTCCAATCCTCAAGCAGGCGCTTGGCTGGAACCCGAAGGGGAAATTGGATTCTCTGCCCCAGTTATAGAACATTAAGTAAAGATCTTTTTATATCGGTCttgaaaacataattattaaattggttaaaaacttggtatttaaaattataaattttcataagtCTTTTAAGAAAGCGGGTCatttaagaagaaaaaatcttttacaaatttaagttttcatgTTACTGTTCTATAAATCTCATAGCAGCGATAGGATACCTGGCATTGATCGGCGCAGGCCTGCCTATTTATGTTTCCTCTACTCTGAGACCTGATGATCCACAGTCGAGTATACTAAGCCCAAAGAGttttttaaacctttatttttatgatattaagAAAGAAATACCTCGTAAAGTAAAATATCATGATAATTGTACCTGAGGGATCCTATGTGCCTCGAAACCTCCAGGAATATCGGTGCCAGAGCACCTAC
Proteins encoded in this window:
- the LOC110995545 gene encoding protein Wnt-1-like, which produces MMFWKILCTFIVLVQAVTANWWNLAAPVLSPASNTSVETFPTLHKENCQSLEYLVDRQRQLCMLSDKMVQVLQTGAMQTVEECQHQFRHSRWNCSTVQNSTDIFGGVLKFKSREAAFVHSLSSAALAHAVARACSRGELNECSCDSRVRKRTPRHWQWGGCSEDIRYGEIFSRDFIDAKENKETDEGLMNLHNNEAGRRAVRGRMQRVCKCHGMSGSCSVRVCWRRLPQLRLVGDALSTRYEGASHVKVVERKKGKNIRKLRPLHADMKKPNKTDLVYLEDSPDYCEPNDELGILGTRGRTCNRTSAGLDGCRLLCCGRGYQTRVRDHEEKCRCRFVWCCRVHCEICRSKRDHHVCN
- the LOC110995539 gene encoding chitin deacetylase 8, encoding MRLLVIFACVIAALAQELPLAEDCDAEKCKLPDCRCSGTDIPGGFEAHRIPQFVLLTFDDAVTVGNIETYRSLLVGRRNFNKCQIGATFFVSHEYTDYRLLNELYSNGYEIAMHSISHQSQDYFRNADKETLRKEIADQKTIITNFGAIPAASIQGVRMPFLQMSGNASFEIMEEAGLRYDISMPTTQFDYPGMWPYTLDYASTQDCISGPCPTASFPGLWAIPMIAWTDLENYKCAMVDACFSTPADDDTEGWFRFIVQNFERHYLGNRAPFGFYVHEGPVRTRPGLRAALVRFLDMLSTINDVALVTASELLDWVQNPVSLTDYLQKPCKEVTLGRRCRPVTCVGLSSNHTSELLNMNNCLRCPRVYPWLGNPLGE